The proteins below come from a single Gammaproteobacteria bacterium genomic window:
- a CDS encoding nitroreductase family protein, with protein MNEVDTVNAQRGEQHHVLTDIVRRRRSVRQFERGRKVSRDALLSVAESARWAPTGANTQCWDLIIVDDPTVRDAVIDVFVEQSNRLFAKAKGFPAVTKTYLSNTVAIFIVLGDPRWKVAFPQHNEDAEGPDEYAANNENIYYCSLGAVIQNIQLAVTAQGLTSAWLSGGGETSTNQALSELLGYPPYLSACGTIPVGYPKKDVRLRYRRPLEQLVHWNGYAATQFRPQGMLDHYLDRLRPFLMYRNTESVEDWEDAREKCGDWYAAFSSPEPNPSGQLE; from the coding sequence CCGCCGAAGCGTTCGTCAGTTCGAACGTGGCCGGAAGGTCTCACGGGATGCCCTGCTATCGGTAGCGGAGTCCGCGCGCTGGGCACCGACCGGCGCTAACACCCAGTGTTGGGATCTGATCATTGTGGATGATCCAACTGTGCGCGATGCTGTAATCGATGTTTTTGTTGAGCAGTCAAACCGGTTGTTTGCTAAGGCCAAAGGTTTTCCTGCGGTGACTAAAACCTATCTGTCGAACACCGTGGCGATATTCATTGTTCTGGGCGATCCCCGGTGGAAAGTCGCTTTTCCACAACACAATGAAGATGCCGAAGGACCGGACGAATACGCCGCAAACAACGAAAACATTTACTATTGCTCACTGGGGGCTGTGATCCAGAACATTCAACTTGCCGTCACGGCCCAGGGATTGACATCCGCGTGGTTGTCCGGTGGTGGCGAGACATCGACCAACCAGGCGTTGTCCGAACTTCTGGGGTACCCTCCGTATCTCTCAGCGTGCGGCACGATACCCGTGGGGTATCCAAAGAAAGATGTCCGACTGCGTTACAGACGTCCACTCGAGCAATTAGTCCACTGGAACGGTTATGCGGCGACACAGTTTCGCCCTCAGGGTATGCTGGACCATTACCTGGATCGGTTGCGCCCCTTCCTGATGTACCGCAACACCGAAAGTGTAGAAGACTGGGAAGACGCCCGAGAAAAATGCGGGGACTGGTACGCTGCCTTCAGCAGTCCGGAGCCGAATCCATCGGGTCAGTTGGAGTAA